One genomic segment of Novisyntrophococcus fermenticellae includes these proteins:
- a CDS encoding CvpA family protein has product MSWLLIVIIVILAISVIQGLRKGLVRTIVSTFFLVFVMAISVWMAPHIEDLLDQNTKLPEYIEAKCESFLNEHMIRNSKGQSGTGSGGDETSGKLLEQEQIESLPIPDYFKRQIAENNNKAAYQELMAQTFTDYVRKYLSGIVLYIISFAAAFILSVIILEIILKAVDVVTELPLIGFANRLGGAAAGVVRALLWVWIFFAILMLFANTQWGRICMQEIERNSILSYMYTHNLLLDYLLKNN; this is encoded by the coding sequence ATGAGTTGGCTGTTAATTGTAATAATAGTTATTTTGGCAATATCTGTAATCCAGGGACTTCGGAAAGGGCTGGTCCGAACAATCGTTTCTACATTCTTTCTGGTATTTGTGATGGCTATCTCAGTTTGGATGGCGCCTCATATTGAAGATTTACTGGATCAAAATACAAAATTGCCGGAGTACATAGAAGCAAAATGTGAATCCTTTCTAAATGAACACATGATTCGTAATAGTAAGGGCCAATCTGGAACCGGAAGTGGCGGTGATGAGACATCCGGCAAACTGCTTGAACAGGAGCAAATTGAAAGCCTACCGATTCCGGATTATTTTAAGAGACAGATAGCAGAAAACAATAACAAAGCTGCCTATCAGGAATTGATGGCGCAGACATTTACGGACTATGTTCGAAAATATTTGAGTGGAATCGTACTATACATCATATCTTTTGCGGCTGCTTTTATCCTTTCGGTTATCATTCTTGAGATTATACTGAAAGCAGTGGATGTTGTGACTGAACTGCCGTTAATTGGGTTCGCCAACAGACTGGGGGGCGCAGCAGCAGGTGTGGTACGTGCACTTTTGTGGGTATGGATCTTTTTTGCAATCCTTATGTTGTTTGCCAATACCCAGTGGGGAAGAATATGTATGCAGGAAATCGAAAGGAATTCAATATTAAGTTATATGTATACACATAATCTGCTGCTGGACTATCTTTTGAAAAACAACTGA
- a CDS encoding EamA family transporter, which produces MWALFAILSALFAALTSILAKAGIDGVNSNLATAIRTVVVLVMAWGMVFLTNAQHGITEIRRESWLFLILSGLATGVSWLCYYKALQMGNVSKVVPIDKLSVVITLILAFVFLHENFTSKSLIGAVLITAGTLIMVL; this is translated from the coding sequence ATGTGGGCACTATTTGCTATTTTATCTGCCCTGTTTGCTGCATTGACATCGATTCTGGCAAAAGCCGGAATTGATGGAGTGAATTCCAACCTGGCCACAGCGATTCGTACTGTCGTTGTATTAGTCATGGCCTGGGGGATGGTTTTTCTCACAAACGCGCAGCACGGGATAACAGAAATCAGAAGAGAAAGCTGGTTATTCCTAATTCTTTCAGGTCTGGCGACCGGAGTCTCCTGGTTATGTTATTATAAGGCTTTACAAATGGGTAATGTTTCAAAAGTGGTTCCCATAGATAAATTAAGCGTCGTAATTACATTGATTTTGGCTTTTGTATTCTTACATGAAAACTTCACTTCCAAGTCATTGATTGGAGCGGTTCTTATAACAGCCGGCACCTTGATAATGGTTCTGTGA
- a CDS encoding MATE family efflux transporter: MKFKFLSQSMEQRREMILKGSMLSTILLLSLPTLMMGAVQSMIPVIDGLFLNNLVGTAAASAVTYCTPVVNMTTALAQGLSAAGMAIIGQFNGMGNFKESRRTTVQLILFAFILGFVLAPVLVVVAFALSGHVNADIAHNVLIYIALNALVIPFSFLESIYNAIKNANGKPEDSFVRMIIMLALKLVFNTLFVGVFSWGLIGSVMASLASNILITLWMFYELFISKTGDRLEFKGFHFEKDIIKKLLYIGFPSMLSSLMLNLGFFLINNEVEKYGAVILNGQGIANNITSVCFILPSSFGSAVTTMVSMNIGAGKIQRAKQACLAGCIVSSLTAVLLIAIVVPLSSHLTILFTREPRVLSVANRALHIYTYSVIGFGIAMVEQGAFIGLGKTKITLVMSILRVWLLRYIFILVTEAYLSYYAVFWGNLFSNYAAALISTILILRMKWNSAIN, translated from the coding sequence ATGAAATTTAAATTTTTAAGTCAAAGTATGGAACAACGCAGGGAGATGATATTGAAAGGGAGTATGTTATCTACCATTCTTCTGCTGTCATTACCCACTCTGATGATGGGGGCAGTGCAGTCCATGATACCTGTCATTGATGGATTATTCCTGAATAACCTGGTGGGTACAGCTGCCGCCAGTGCTGTGACCTATTGCACACCCGTTGTAAATATGACTACGGCATTGGCACAGGGTTTAAGCGCGGCAGGTATGGCAATTATTGGACAGTTCAATGGGATGGGAAATTTTAAAGAGAGCAGACGTACAACCGTACAACTGATTCTTTTTGCCTTTATACTTGGATTTGTGTTGGCACCTGTTCTGGTGGTGGTAGCATTTGCTCTGTCAGGCCATGTAAATGCAGATATAGCACATAATGTTTTGATATATATTGCACTGAATGCGTTGGTTATTCCATTTTCTTTCCTGGAATCAATTTACAATGCAATTAAGAATGCAAACGGAAAACCAGAAGATTCCTTCGTACGTATGATTATTATGCTTGCTCTGAAGCTTGTGTTTAATACCCTTTTTGTTGGCGTATTTTCCTGGGGATTGATTGGTTCAGTAATGGCGTCTCTGGCTTCTAACATATTGATTACGTTATGGATGTTTTATGAGTTATTTATCAGTAAAACCGGGGATAGACTGGAATTTAAAGGCTTTCATTTTGAGAAGGATATCATAAAAAAACTGTTGTATATCGGTTTTCCCTCCATGCTTTCCAGTCTGATGCTTAACCTGGGATTCTTCCTGATCAACAATGAAGTGGAGAAATATGGAGCGGTTATCCTGAACGGGCAGGGAATTGCCAATAATATTACTTCTGTCTGTTTTATTCTGCCGTCTTCTTTTGGGTCGGCAGTCACAACTATGGTAAGCATGAATATTGGTGCGGGCAAGATTCAAAGGGCAAAACAAGCCTGTCTGGCAGGTTGCATCGTCAGTTCTTTAACTGCTGTGCTGCTCATTGCAATAGTTGTTCCTCTTTCCTCTCATTTAACAATACTGTTTACCAGAGAGCCAAGGGTGCTTTCCGTGGCGAACAGAGCACTTCATATCTATACATATTCAGTCATAGGTTTTGGAATCGCCATGGTCGAACAGGGTGCATTTATTGGACTGGGGAAGACAAAAATTACGCTTGTGATGAGCATTCTCAGGGTATGGCTGCTGCGTTACATCTTTATACTTGTTACTGAGGCCTATTTAAGTTATTATGCAGTCTTCTGGGGGAATCTATTTTCAAATTATGCAGCGGCACTTATTTCAACAATACTGATACTAAGAATGAAGTGGAATTCGGCCATTAATTAA
- a CDS encoding cold-shock protein, protein MNKGTVKWFNAEKGFGFITGEDGADVFVHFSGLAMDGYKTLEEGQSVIFETTQGNRGLQAVNVHVA, encoded by the coding sequence ATGAATAAGGGTACAGTAAAATGGTTTAATGCTGAAAAGGGGTTTGGTTTTATTACAGGTGAAGATGGAGCAGATGTATTTGTTCACTTTTCCGGTCTTGCAATGGATGGCTATAAGACATTAGAAGAAGGTCAGTCAGTCATTTTCGAAACCACTCAGGGTAATCGTGGATTACAGGCTGTAAATGTACACGTTGCATAA
- the acnA gene encoding aconitate hydratase AcnA, with product MKQTKKKAFKQLKIENRVYGYYDISILNEDGYDIDHLPYSIRILLESVIRQCDGYAITEEHVYNLANWNKGSDSESEVPFKPARVILQDFTGVPAIVDLASMRQAMSEAGGDIHKINPEVPVDLVIDHSVQVDEYLSPNALENNVKREFERNIERYQFLNWGKEAFDNFQVVPPATGIVHQVNLEYLAKVVQEKTEEGGQILYPDTLVGTDSHTTMINGLGVLGWGVGGIEAEAGMLGQPSYFPTPEVIGVRLAGALPTGVNATDLALYITQILRKRGVVGKFVEYFGEGIDALSLADRATVANMAPEYGATCGFFPVDEKTLQYLELTGRTQEHIRLVESYLKKNHLFFDKSKEEPEYTEVIEIDLSGIETSLSGPKRPQDLIPLEKMKEEFIKSVTAPVGNQGHGLFRPEFDKEVCIQLPDGRSSVMKAGALAIAAITSCTNTSNPAVMAGAGLLARNAVQKGLKVPAHVKTSLSPGSKVVTGYLKDSGLLSYLEQLGFYIVGYGCTTCIGNSGPLLPEIEEAITGHDLLVTSVLSGNRNFEGRIHPLVKANYLASPILVVAYALAGTVNIDLLHEPLGVGNDNQEIYLKDIWPTSEEITETVARSVKPALFEKEYKTVYEDNSLWNEIQANTKTGELYKFDKKSTYIQNPDFFKDMPKVPEGIKPLSGIRIAAKFGDSITTDHISPAGAIGRNTPAGKYLTEHGIAPEEFNTYGSRRGNHEVMMRGTFANIRIRNQIAPGTEGGVTTYWPNREVMTIYEACMKYKEDHTGLAVLAGKDYGMGSSRDWAAKGTRLLGIRMVIAESYERIHRSNLVMMGILPLQFMPGESAESLGLTGEESLSAAIDETVKPFDIVRVTAEAEGKTTKFDCIVRFDSNVDVDYYRHGGILQMVLREKLRTN from the coding sequence ATGAAGCAGACGAAGAAAAAAGCCTTCAAGCAGTTAAAAATTGAAAACCGTGTCTACGGATACTATGATATAAGCATTTTAAACGAAGATGGATATGATATAGATCATCTTCCCTATTCTATCAGAATCTTACTGGAATCTGTAATCAGACAATGTGATGGCTATGCCATCACAGAAGAGCATGTCTATAATCTTGCAAACTGGAATAAAGGAAGTGATTCAGAAAGTGAGGTTCCCTTTAAACCGGCAAGAGTCATTTTACAGGATTTTACTGGGGTTCCAGCGATTGTAGACCTTGCTTCCATGAGACAGGCGATGTCAGAGGCAGGTGGAGATATCCATAAAATCAATCCGGAGGTACCGGTTGACCTTGTGATTGATCATTCCGTTCAGGTAGACGAGTATCTTTCTCCAAATGCATTGGAGAATAATGTTAAAAGAGAGTTTGAACGTAATATAGAGCGGTATCAGTTCCTGAATTGGGGAAAAGAAGCATTTGATAATTTTCAGGTAGTTCCTCCTGCAACCGGAATCGTTCATCAGGTAAATCTGGAATATCTGGCAAAGGTTGTCCAGGAAAAGACAGAAGAGGGTGGGCAAATTCTATATCCGGATACATTGGTCGGTACGGATTCCCATACCACGATGATTAATGGGCTTGGTGTACTGGGCTGGGGTGTCGGCGGAATCGAGGCAGAAGCAGGAATGCTGGGACAGCCGTCTTATTTTCCCACACCGGAAGTAATAGGTGTGCGGCTGGCAGGAGCACTCCCTACAGGAGTAAATGCCACAGATCTTGCACTTTATATCACACAGATTTTACGGAAAAGGGGTGTGGTTGGGAAGTTTGTAGAATATTTTGGGGAAGGAATTGATGCGTTATCGTTGGCCGACAGAGCGACGGTTGCCAATATGGCACCGGAATATGGAGCTACCTGCGGATTTTTCCCTGTGGATGAGAAAACGCTGCAGTATCTGGAACTGACAGGACGGACGCAGGAACATATCCGCCTGGTGGAATCCTATTTAAAGAAAAATCATCTTTTTTTTGATAAATCAAAAGAAGAACCGGAGTATACGGAGGTTATTGAGATAGATTTATCCGGAATTGAAACATCCCTGTCGGGGCCCAAGCGTCCACAGGATCTGATTCCTCTTGAGAAAATGAAAGAAGAATTCATAAAGTCGGTTACAGCACCAGTAGGTAACCAGGGACACGGACTTTTCCGTCCGGAGTTTGATAAAGAAGTATGTATACAACTTCCGGATGGAAGAAGCAGCGTCATGAAGGCAGGAGCATTAGCCATAGCCGCCATTACATCCTGTACCAATACTTCAAATCCGGCGGTCATGGCAGGAGCCGGCCTGCTTGCCAGAAATGCCGTTCAAAAGGGATTGAAAGTGCCGGCACATGTGAAAACTTCATTGTCACCAGGTTCCAAAGTGGTTACCGGCTATCTGAAAGATTCCGGCCTGCTGTCATATTTAGAGCAGTTGGGTTTTTATATTGTTGGCTATGGCTGTACAACCTGTATCGGAAATTCAGGTCCTTTGCTGCCGGAGATTGAAGAGGCTATTACAGGGCATGATTTACTGGTGACGTCGGTTCTTTCCGGAAATCGTAATTTTGAAGGGCGTATACATCCTCTGGTAAAGGCAAATTATCTTGCTTCTCCCATTCTGGTAGTAGCATATGCGCTTGCAGGAACCGTCAATATTGATTTGCTCCATGAGCCGCTCGGAGTGGGAAATGATAACCAGGAGATATACTTAAAAGATATATGGCCGACATCAGAAGAAATAACTGAAACTGTTGCCAGGAGCGTAAAACCGGCATTATTTGAAAAAGAATACAAGACTGTTTATGAGGATAATTCTTTATGGAATGAGATTCAGGCGAATACAAAGACAGGAGAATTGTACAAGTTTGATAAAAAATCAACCTATATACAGAACCCTGATTTCTTTAAGGACATGCCGAAGGTGCCGGAGGGTATAAAACCTCTTTCCGGGATAAGAATTGCGGCCAAATTTGGAGATTCAATTACGACGGATCATATTTCTCCGGCAGGAGCTATCGGAAGAAATACACCTGCCGGTAAATATCTGACGGAACATGGGATTGCGCCGGAGGAGTTTAATACGTATGGTTCCAGAAGGGGCAATCATGAGGTGATGATGCGGGGAACCTTTGCCAATATACGAATTCGAAATCAAATAGCTCCGGGCACGGAAGGCGGCGTTACCACTTACTGGCCGAATCGTGAGGTTATGACGATCTATGAAGCCTGTATGAAATATAAAGAAGATCATACAGGGCTTGCAGTCTTAGCTGGAAAAGACTATGGGATGGGTTCTTCCAGAGACTGGGCAGCGAAAGGAACCAGGTTACTTGGTATCAGGATGGTAATTGCGGAAAGCTACGAACGGATCCACCGTTCAAACCTGGTAATGATGGGAATCCTTCCTCTACAGTTTATGCCCGGAGAATCCGCAGAAAGTCTGGGATTGACGGGAGAAGAGAGTCTCAGCGCTGCGATTGATGAAACAGTAAAGCCCTTTGATATAGTCAGGGTTACTGCTGAAGCGGAAGGTAAGACAACGAAATTTGACTGTATTGTGAGATTTGATTCCAATGTCGATGTGGATTATTACCGCCATGGCGGAATACTTCAGATGGTATTACGTGAGAAGCTAAGAACAAACTGA